A window of the Mus pahari chromosome 1, PAHARI_EIJ_v1.1, whole genome shotgun sequence genome harbors these coding sequences:
- the Kiaa2026 gene encoding uncharacterized protein KIAA2026 homolog isoform X1: MSVPEPPGEMERAAEEERPPPPTGEGNEEEVVVAAAAARASGLVRRRSASSVDEEEEEAAAAAAAETTVVAGGGCKEQELTYELQQGYRILGEFLQEKHRGLTAPFLQPLGGVAAGEEEVAEGRRSGGRGSRVPPQQPGQGLCLLKMEEKFSSGQYRGITEFVADFRLMLETCYRLHGVDHWISKQGQKLEMLLEQKLALLSRLREQERKEAEEACQKEVEEWERKLLAQAAPACMENMWEIPAIGHFLCLAQQILNLPEIVFYELERCLLMPQCNAFLSKIMTSLLSPPHRRPTLHRRPTLPYRTWEAVLRQKVQQWYTAMGQTEDPDNCAEKLGLCPQFFKVLGEVNPLEERPFHELPFYQKVWLLKGLCDFVYETQKEVQDAVLGQPIHECREVILGYDYLENAYVHFPQFCGADVRIYKQRPFQAPEFPVPPIKVKRVPRIKLEKFKCDYANTSNGEHRCNRESLPLAFKKEQEIDFDPACCPAKMNFDNHDITVEMEVKSNCDIKVHRLCEIEKTDCCKENLQKPRSPGEVTGFGEPLSPGEIRFIENQEKYGEASKITTESNPLKENALKSCQIHINGSHIDHPDINCRKVVRDILLEHSLQSHKKLKLTKMRAKKKKKKKKKLKDVLNENLQRKREGLHSLPFKSYKPEIQNKLLIIKKKGKHKKHKSGKKSISKKAITKKRKTVTKSPAVPEFQLICTNLDELRELITKIENELKDLENSRKKSGKWYHRRQAVKELHSTLIRLLNELLPWEPKLMKAFQRNRSRLKKDYDDFRRQPDHGQFTRELWTTDECEGNPEREAPKTEVSKSVDAEEPLDTLEKEHEGSDDMKLSEVGFPMARSKLLKKELPSKDIVKTLPKTLKRQSKQSSYLDDSTKELSPRKKAKLSTNETSVENLEVSMQIDCLKESKPPELPISESFASKDSVPVSTLQKGTKPIQALLAKNIGNKVTLTNQLPPSTGRSVPAVEKPALSPEETSPLKPALTCLTSTKGPLQMVYKMPCGQWLPVDLHSSSVKIQMQPMVDSKTGEKIMQQVLILPKNFVIQHKEGKAVGKEIAPPQQKGTEHCSPCPQTTSVNCSLVSVPITSVSTQLPNTVLSKTITPSSNVSARSQPLSPVTCVSNVLTSPVKTSQSEAGKVKSTVLSTTVSQPNTSPTISSTVQPLLPATTLHESTDPGSSLPCFSQQTVDSSEAKQELKTVCIRDSQSILVRTRGGNTGVVKVQTNPEQNSPNSLSSSSVFTFTPQFQAFLVPKSTSCSASSQVAGVTTTSSLPSFSQAPTTVSISCGFHSPTGKNVKSTLGQAFSSGYVGPMIEKTTYMPSSPLKPSVSSSLLLPSTTNSSVSVISISTGNFGQTNTNVIHTSTKPQQVDYITKSYPVTRSEATTAVNGDVLSETPGQKLMLVSAPSVLPSGGVPSVNMAPEPTSAGVSTQKVVFINAPVPGGASSSAIVAESLKQTLPSPLNKTYIKNPEQPQIVLIPSTVGAPIKINSSPTVSQIKDVKIGLNIGQAIINPPGNLPAMPSINILQSVMPKGEDKSSKGCMSPISPSRDSVPASSSIVRHSLPPASESAGTANMFSGIGASVPLSSLSVTTSPASAGTRPPVLVSGNDNSSRIMPVLSNRLCPSNLGNTVAISTVKTGHLASSVLISTTQPTVSPKCLTPALQIPVTVALPTPVTTSPKIINTVPQSATIPGATLPLSLSKRQSRTSLQFQSPGTTTIVPTNANTNKPPAELSPSPSPGKIINISNVTSMPNQHMSPSLVKTTLSNSSIASGSAIHTCSPSSNITSLAGAPFSEPCIQQKIVINTSTPLAPGTQIMMNGARFIVPPQGLGAGSHVLLISTNPKYGPPLVFNSGQSILATPVDNPVQKIIQTPNNSLSGQPLKHSVRNSPKIVNSLGSPSSLSAVHTTPHIVNTPAKVYVPPAPPAALTSVIKSSPATLLAKTSLVSAISSSNPPLSSSTSVFHLDTSVKKLLVSPEGAILNTIHTPAAKVSSLSSSLPPVVSASQNPVSVFPAFPSSGLEKPDTAAS; this comes from the exons GCTTCgggagcaagaaagaaaagaagcagaagaagcttGTCAAAAGGAAGTAGAAGAGTGGGAAAGAAAGCTCCTTGCTCAGGCAGCTCCAGCCTGCATGGAGAACATGTGGGAAATTCCAGCCATTGGGCATTTCCTTTGTTTAGCCCAGCAGATTCTAAACTTGCCAGAAATTGTCTTTTATGAACTGGAACGCTGTCTTCTGATGCCTCAGTGTAATGCCTTTCTGTCTAAAATAATGACTTCTCTACTAAGCCCTCCCCATCGCAGACCTACCTTACATCGAAGACCTACTTTGCCTTACAGGACTTGGGAAGCGGTGCTGAGACAGAAAGTGCAGCAGTGGTACACTGCTATGGGACAGACTGAGGATCCTGATAACTGTGCTGAGAAGCTTGGCTTGTGTCCTCAGTTCTTTAAGGTTCTTGGAGAAGTTAATCCATTGGAAGAAAGACCTTTTCATGAGCTACCTTTCTACCAGAAAGTATGGCTACTTAAAGGACTTTGTGACTTTGTGTATGAAACACAGAAAGAAGTTCAAGATGCTGTGCTTGGGCAGCCTATTCATGAGTGCAGGGAAGTTATCCTTGGTTATGATTATCTGGAGAATGCTTATGTACATTTTCCACAGTTCTGTGGTGCAGATGTGCGGATTTATAAACAAAGACCCTTTCAGGCCCCAGAGTTTCCAGTTCCACCCATTAAAGTAAAAAGAGTACCTCGGATTAAACTGGAGAAATTCAAGTGTGACTATGCTAATACAAGTAACGGAGAACACAGATGTAATAGAGAAAGCCTGCCCTTGGCTTTcaagaaagagcaagaaattGATTTTGATCCAGCCTGTTGTCCTGCTAAAATGAACTTTGATAATCATGACATCACTGTTGAAATGGAAGTAAAATCCAACTGTGACATTAAAGTTCACAGGCTTTGTGAAATTGAAAAAACTGATTGTTGTAAAGAAAATTTACAGAAACCCAGAAGTCCTGGAGAAGTTACTGGCTTCGGAGAGCCACTCAGTCCAGGTGAAATAAGGTTTATAGAAAATCAGGAAAAATATGGTGAAGCTTCCAAAATAACGACAGAATCCAATCCATTGAAAGAAAATGCTCTGAAATCTTGCCAAATTCATATAAATGGAAGTCACATTGATCATCCAGACATTAACTGCCGCAAAGTTGTAAGGGATATATTGTTAGAGCACTCACTGCAAAGCCACAAGAAACTCAAACTAACTAAAATGAgggcaaaaaagaagaaaaagaaaaaaaagaaattgaaagatgttttgaatgaaaatttacaaagaaagcGCGAAGGtcttcattctcttcccttcAAGTCTTACAAACCTGAGATCCAGAATAAATTATTGAtcatcaaaaagaaaggaaaacacaagaagcACAAATCTG gaaaaaaatccatatctaaaaaagcaatcacaaagaagaggaaaactgTCACAAAGTCACCTGCTGTGCCGGAATTTCAG cttattTGCACTAATCTTGATGAACTCAGGGAATTAATCACAAAAATCGAGAATGAACTCAAAGATCTGgaaaacagtagaaaaaaatcG GGCAAATGGTACCATCGGAGGCAAGCTGTAAAAGAATTACATAGTACACTAATCCGCCTTTTAAATGAATTGCTGCCATGGGAACCAAAGTTAATGAAGGCTTTTCAGAGAAACAG GAGCCGCCTGAAGAAAGACTATGATGATTTCCGAAGACAGCCTGATCATGGTCAGTTCACTAGAGAACTATGGACTACTGACGAGTGTGAAGGGAACCCTGAGAGAGAGGCTCCTAAAACTGAAGTCAGTAAGTCTGTAGATGCAGAAGAACCTCTAGACACCCTGGAGAAAGAGCACGAGGGTTCAG atgatatgaagTTATCAGAAGTAGGCTTTCCTATGGCCAGAAGCAAGTTGTTGAAAAAAGAATTGCCTTCTAAAGATATAGTGAAGACACTGCCTAAAACACTTAAACGACAGTCCAAACAAAGCAGTTACCTAGACGATAGCACAAAAGAGCTTTCcccaaggaagaaagcaaaactaAGCACAAATGAGACATCAGTTGAGAACTTAGAGGTCAGCATGCAGATTGACTGTTTGAAAGAATCAAAACCTCCAGAGCTGCCAATTTCAGAGTCATTTGCCTCAAAGGATTCAGTACCAGTGTCTACTCTCCAGAAAGGGACCAAACCTATTCAGGCTTTGCTTGCAAAGAACATTGGGAACAAAGTGACCTTAACAAATCAACTGCCCCCTTCCACAGGTAGGAGTGTTCCTGCTGTGGAAAAgccagctctgtctcctgaagaAACAAGCCCCCTAAAGCCAGCATTGACCTGCCTCACCAGTACAAAAGGGCCTTTACAGATGGTATACAAAATGCCCTGTGGTCAGTGGTTGCCAGTAGACCTTCATAGTAGTTCTGTCAAGATTCAGATGCAGCCTATGGTGGATtctaaaacaggagaaaagatCATGCAGCAAGTTCTTATTCTGCCTAAGAATTTTGTGATTCAGCACAAAGAGGGGAAAGCAGTTGGAAAAGAGATAGCACCACCTCAACAGAAAGGCACAGAACACTGTTCACCTTGCCCACAGACAACAAGCGTAAACTGTTCTTTAGTATCTGTTCCTATCACCTCTGTTTCTACCCAACTGCCTAATACAGTTCTCAGTAAGACAATTACACCTTCATCAAATGTGAGTGCTAGGTCACAGCCTTTGTCACCTGTAACCTGTGTAAGTAATGTATTAACATCACCAGTTAAGACTAGCCAAAGTGAAGCAGGAAAAGTCAAGAGTACAGTTTTGTCCACCACAGTCTCCCAGCCTAACACTTCACCTACCATTTCATCAACAGTTCAGCCTCTCTTGCCAGCAACAACACTACATGAATCTACAGATCCTGGCAGTTCCCTCCCCTGTTTTTCACAGCAAACTGTTGATTCTTCTGAGGCAAAGCAAGAACTAAAAACTGTATGTATACGAGATTCACAGTCAATTCTTGTTAGGACTCGAGGTGGGAACACTGGAGTTGTAAAAGTACAAACTAATCCGGAACAAAATTCACCCAATAGTTTATCTTCAAGTTCTGTTTTCACCTTTACTCCTCAATTTCAGGCATTTCTTGTGCCAAAATCAACATCATGCTCTGCTTCCTCACAAGTAGCCGGAGTAACTACTACATCTAGTCTACCATCTTTCAGCCAAGCACCTACGACTGTGTCTATTTCATGTGGCTTCCATTCACCCACGGGAAAAAATGTCAAATCTACACTAGGCCAAGCCTTCAGCAGTGGTTATGTGGGCCCCATGATAGAAAAAACGACATACATGCCCTCTTCACCCTTGAagccttctgtttcttccagCCTGCTGCTACCATCAACAACAAATAGTTCAGTGAGTGTAATTAGCATATCAACAGGAAATTTTGGGCAAACCAATACAAATGTTATTCATACATCAACTAAACCGCAACAAGTAGATTATATCACAAAAAGTTACCCAGTTACAAGATCAGAAGCAACAACAGCAGTAAATGGCGATGTGCTCAGTGAGACTCCAGGTCAGAAACTGATGCTGGTGTCAGCTCCATCTGTTCTCCCTTCTGGCGGTGTACCTTCGGTTAACATGGCACCAGAACCAACATCTGCAGGTGTTTCTACCCAGAAGGTAGTTTTTATTAATGCTCCAGTTCCTGGTGGCGCTTCATCCTCAGCTATTGTTGCAGAATCATTAAAACAGACACTTCCTTCTCCCTTGAATAAAACATACATTAAGAATCCAGAGCAACCCCAAATAGTACTAATTCCCTCTACAGTTGGagcaccaataaaaataaattcttcaccAACTGTGTCTCAGATTAAAGATGTGAAAATTGGACTAAACATAGGTCAAGCAATTATAAATCCTCCAGGAAATCTGCCAGCTATGCCATCAATTAATATATTACAAAGTGTAATGCCAAAAGGTGAAGACAAAAGTAGTAAGGGCTGCATGTCGCCCATCTCACCAAGCAGGGACTCCGTCCCAGCAAGCTCAAGTATTGTGAGGCACAGTCTTCCTCCTGCTAGTGAGTCAGCTGGAACTGCAAACATGTTTTCAGGAATAGGAGCAAGTGTACCTTTGAGTTCCCTTTCAGTGACCACCTCCCCTGCTTCAGCTGGGACACGACCTCCTGTTTTAGTCAGTGGAAATGATAATTCTTCCAGAATTATGCCTGTTTTGTCAAATAGACTTTGTCCATCAAATCTAGGGAACACTGTGGCCATATCAACTGTGAAAACAGGACACCTCGCATCATCTGTTCTCATTTCAACTACACAACCAACAGTGTCTCCCAAATGCTTGACACCAGCTCTGCAGATTCCTGTGACTGTTGCCTTGCCTACACCTGTAACTACTTCTCCAAAAATTATCAACACAGTTCCACAGTCAGCAACAATACCAGGAGCCACgctccctctatctctctctaaaAGACAGTCTCGAACTTCTCTCCAGTTTCAATCACCAGGGACTACAACTATAGTGCCAACAAATGCAAACACAAATAAGCCTCCAGCTGAATTATCCCCCTCACCAAGTCCaggtaaaataattaatatttccaATGTTACTTCTATGCCAAACCAGCATATGTCCCCTTCATTAGTAAAAACTACTCTCAGTAACAGTTCTATTGCAAGTGGCTCTGCCATTCACACTTGTTCCCCATCATCAAATATAACTAGTCTGGCAGGTGCTCCGTTCAGTGAACCTTGTATTCAGCAAAAAATAGTTATCAACACAAGTACACCTTTGGCACCAGGAACTCAGATCATGATGAATGGAGCCCGGTTTATTGTTCCGCCGCAAGGTCTTGGAGCTGGTAGCCATGTCCTCCTTATCTCTACTAATCCGAAATATGGACCTCCCTTAGTTTTTAACAGTGGCCAAAGCATATTGGCTACACCAGTAGATAATCCTGTCCAGAAGATCATACAGACACCAAATAATTCTTTAAGTGGACAGCCTTTAAAGCATTCTGTAAGAAACTCTCCAAAGATTGTAAACTCTCTCGGAAGTCCAAGTTCTCTCTCTGCAGTACATACAACACCACACATCGTAAACACACCTGCTAAAGTCTATGTTCCACCTGCACCACCAGCAGCATTGACTTCAGTAATTAAGTCCTCTCCAGCTACTCTTTTAGCTAAAACATCTTTGGTTTCTGCCATTTCCTCCAGTAATCCTCCACTGTCAAGTAGCACATCGGTATTTCATTTGGATACCTCTGTCAAAAAGTTACTGGTTAGCCCAGAAGGAGCCATTTTAAATACCATACATACTCCAGCAGCTAAGGTATCTTCATTGTCTTCATCTCTTCCTCCAGTTGTATCTGCTAGTCAAAATCCTGTATCTGTCTTCCCTGCTTTTCCGTCATCTGGTTTAGAGAAGCCTGACACAGCTGCATCTTGA